In the Mus pahari chromosome 19, PAHARI_EIJ_v1.1, whole genome shotgun sequence genome, one interval contains:
- the Znf296 gene encoding zinc finger protein 296: protein MSRRKAGRVPRRLEPDTDIEMPDLVMDVKPDRDLGSLAQRPWLARDMPISGLFGVERQLKTASRPLCAPSTCAPRMPLISKSSDRQPWTDKHPDLLTCGRCGKIFPLGAIIAFMDHKKQDCQLLQVSDPNSESKELKALSCLQCGRQYTSPWKLLCHAQWDHGLSIYQTQHLETPEAPLLGLAEVAAAMSAVAVVAPVEDKPPPVSSAARRSPTCDVCKKTLSSFSNLKVHMRSHTGERPYSCDQCSYACAQSSKLNRHKKTHRQQAPGSPSTSAGSREASPAAPPEPAAYAAAPASMLPCQNVKAGAAATAGVQEPGAPGSGAQGGPGFVGWGAPAKVERTDPVKIEKTTPRKKSHGPRSKCEICGKSFTNSSNLTVHRRLHTGERPYTCDQCPYACAQSSKLNRHRRTHGLGTGKTVYKCPHCLVPFGLQATLDKHLRQMHPATA, encoded by the exons ATGTCCCGCCGCAAGGCCGGCCGCGTGCCTCGCCGCTTAGAGCCCGACACCGACATTGAGATGCCCGATCTTGTCATGGATGTAAAGCCGGACCGCGACTTGGGGTCCTTGGCGCAGAGGCCCTGGCTCGCGAGGGACATGCCCATATCGGGTCTCTTCGGTGTGGAGCGTCAACTCAAAACCGCCTCGCGCCCACTCTGCGCGCCCAGCACGTGTGCCCCGCGGATGCCTCTGATTTCTAAGTCTTCCG ACCGCCAGCCCTGGACCGACAAGCACCCAGATCTGTTGACCTGCGGCCGTTGCGGGAAGATCTTTCCATTAGGGGCCATCATCGCTTTCATGGATCACAAAAAACAAGACTGTCAGCTTCTCCAAGTCTCCGACCCCAACTCAG AATCCAAAGAGCTGAAGGCTCTGAGCTGCCTCCAGTGTGGAAGACAGTACACCAGTCCTTGGAAGTTGCTGTGCCATGCCCAGTGGGACCATGGACTAAGCATCTACCAGACACAACACCTGGAGACCCCAGAGGCTCCACTGCTGGGCCTGGCTGAGGTGGCGGCAGCCATGTcagcagtggcagtggtggcaccagTTGAAGACAAGCCCCCTCCAGTGAGCAGTGCTGCCCGGCGGAGCCCCACCTGTGACGTGTGCAAGAAGACCCTCAGTTCTTTCAGCAACCTTAAGGTCCACATGCGTTCCCACACTGGTGAGCGACCCTACTCCTGTGACCAGTGTTCATATGCCTGCGCTCAGAGCAGCAagctcaacagacacaagaagaccCATAGGCAGCAGGCACCTGGGAGCCCCTCCACTTCTGCCGGTAGCCGGGAAGCCTCCCCAGCAGCCCCTCCTGAACCAGCTGCCTATGCAGCTGCTCCAGCCAGCATGCTCCCATGCCAGAATGTGAAGGCTGGAGCTGCGGCCACAGCAGGAGTCCAGGAACCTGGGGCCCCTGGCAGCGGAGCTCAAGGGGGTCCAGGTTTTGTTGGCTGGGGAGCCCCTGCCAAAGTAGAGAGGACTGACCCTGTAAAGATCGAGAAGACAACACCTAGGAAGAAGAGCCACGGGCCCAGGAGCAAGTGTGAGATCTGCGGGAAGTCCTTCACCAACAGCAGCAACCTGACCGTGCACCGACGTTTACACACTGGCGAGCGGCCCTATACCTGTGACCAGTGTCCCTATGCTTGTGCCCAGAGTAGCAAGCTCAACCGCCACCGCCGCACCCACGGTCTGGGGACTGGTAAAACTGTCTATAAGTGCCCGCACTGCCTTGTGCCCTTTGGTTTGCAGGCTACACTGGACAAGCACCTGCGGCAGATGCACCCGGCGACAGCCTGA